In a genomic window of Quercus lobata isolate SW786 chromosome 4, ValleyOak3.0 Primary Assembly, whole genome shotgun sequence:
- the LOC115985530 gene encoding zinc finger MYM-type protein 1-like: protein MQGDEMGSPWIADASTTKLLEMVHRSREESGVVGNHVHEATNLVDSNPTREVVGIDPSTPRTEVLLENGKVQKLVGKVGEMEATLGVFGGEQIVDQGDLIEGMQWEIATYQDLKEVPELNLEILHILANNVRNAIREEIGDAKFCILVDEARDESKREQMAIILRFVDKEGFIKEHFFHVVHVRDTTALTLKNEICAVLSRYNLHIENIRGQGYDGASNMRGEWNGLQALFLKDCPYAYYVHCMAHRLQLALVKASREVKDVHQFFDHLVNIINIVVGSSKCNDELQHAQAEQVENMIASNEIETGRGANQIGTLQRAGDTRWGSYFQSICSLIKMFDATCKVINTIFEEGANYKQRGDAEGAYQVLTSFEFILILHLMKEIMGITNVLCQDLQQQSQDLLNAMHLVSTTKSFIQKLRDDGWEPLLATVISFCEQHEIDIPDMNARYTKGRGRYRRQDDDLTMEHHFRIGIFTVTIDFQLQELKSRFCELTTKLVILSSALNPKDAFRLFKIVDICNLVKKYYPQDFTEHEQELLESQLRHYELDVIKHPDFQNMSTISELCRGLKISGKSKIYFLIDRFIRLVLTLPVSTATTERAFSAMKLLKTRLRNRMEDEFLADNMIIYIEKKIAGNFTIEMIMDEFYSMKNHHQA from the exons ATGCAAGGAGATGAGATGGGCAGCCCCTGGATTGCTGATGCCAGCACGACAAAGTTGCTGGAGATGGTGCACAGGTCGAGGGAGGAATCAGGGGTAGTGGGGAATCACGTGCATGAAGCGACAAACTTGGTGGATAGCAACCCTACACGAGAGGTGGTTGGAATAGACCCTTCTACACCTAGGACAGAAGTGTTACTCGAGAATGGAAAGGTCCAAAAGCTGGTGGGAAAGGTGGGCGAGATGGAAGCTACTTTGGGGGTGTTTGGTGGGGAACAGATTGTAGACCAGGGTGACTTAATCGAGGGTATGCAGTGGGAGATTGCTACCTATCAAGACTTAAAGGAAGTGCCCGAATTAAATTTG GAGATTTTGCATATTCTTGCTAATAATGTGCGAAATGCTATTCGTGAAGAAATTGGAGATGCAAAATTCTGCATTCTTGTTGATGAAGCTCGGGATGAGTCGAAGAGAGAGCAAATGGCCATCATTTTGAGATTTGTTGATAAAGAAGGTTTTATTAAAGAGCATTTTTTTCATGTTGTGCATGTTAGAGACACTACTGCATTGACTTTAAAGAATGAGATATGTGCTGTCCTTTCTCGTTATAACCTCCACATTGAAAATATTCGAGGTCAAGGATATGATGGGGCTAGTAACATGCGTGGTGAATGGAATGGATTACAAGCTCTTTTTCTTAAAGATTGCCCATATGCTTATTATGTACATTGTATGGCTCATAGGTTGCAATTAGCTCTAGTTAAAGCATCTAGAGAAGTAAAAGATGTTCATCAATTCTTTGATCATTTGGTCAATATTATCAATATTGTTGTTGGTTCTAGTAAGTGTAATGATGAATTGCAACATGCTCAAGCAGAACAAGTTGAGAATATGATTGCTTCTAATGAAATTGAGACTGGAAGAGGTGCAAACCAGATTGGTACTTTGCAACGAGCTGGAGATACTAGGTGGGGATCttattttcaatctatttgtagtttgATTAAAATGTTTGATGCTACTTGCAAAGTTATCAACACTATTTTTGAGGAAGGGGCTAATTATAAACAACGCGGTGATGCCGAGGGAGCTTATCAAGTATTAAcatcatttgaatttattttaatcttgcaTTTGATGAAAGAGATAATGGGAATTACTAATGTTCTTTGTCAAGATTTGCAACAACAATCTCAAGACCTTTTAAATGCCATGCATTTAGTTTCAACTACAAAATCATTTATTCAAAAGTTGAGAGATGATGGATGGGAGCCTTTACTTGCTACTGTTATATCATTTTGTGAGCAACATGAAATTGATATTCCTGATATGAATGCTCGTTACACTAAAGGTCGAGGTAGATATCGTCGTCAAGATGACGATTTAACAATGGAACATCATTTTAGAATTGGCATATTTACAGTTACAATAGACTTTCAATTGCAAGAATTGAAAAGTAGATTTTGTGAGCTAACAACGAAACTTGTCATTCTTAGTTCAGCTTTAAATCCCAAGGATGCTTTTAGATTATTCAAGATTGTTGATATATGCAATTTGGTTAAGAAATATTATCCTCAAGATTTCACTGAACATGAACAAGAACTTTTGGAGTCTCAATTGCGACATTATGAGCTTGATGTGATAAAACATCCAGATTTTCAGAATATGAGTACAATTTCCGAGCTATGTAGGGGATTAAAAATTTCAGGAAagtctaaaatatattttttgattgataGATTTATTCGTCTTGTGTTGACCCTTCCAGTTTCTACAGCAACTACAGAACGAGCTTTCTCAGCTATGAAGTTGTTAAAAACAAGACTTCGCAATAGAATGGAGGATGAGTTTTTGGCAGATAATATGATAATTTATATAGAGAAGAAAATTGCAGGGAATTTCACTATTGagatgataatggatgaattttattccatgaaaaatcATCATCAGGCATGA